In Asterias rubens chromosome 10, eAstRub1.3, whole genome shotgun sequence, the following proteins share a genomic window:
- the LOC117295860 gene encoding endonuclease 8-like 1 translates to MPEGPELYLASRFVNNVCSGRVFTGKVIKSPVHKSDEVPFETKEYTISANARGKEMQLILAELEEDKPKSKAKKKKGDLKQSRILFRFGMSGKFEFTTIPEIHKHSHLQFFTNDDPPMVLSHVDVRRFGRWEVNADWSKQRGPDPMFQYQDFRSNVVSNIKRPAFERPICEVLLNQKYFNGIGNYLRAEILYRMGIAPFEKARNVLQGLSEEPPDVKVKDKGRDLKIKVEEPSVDILHLCHIVPLEVINLGGGGYDPEGRPADYSKFNAWLQCYYQEGMKNLMDHNKRTIWFTGPAGPMTPKELKSRSPVKRKNKETISDQEGTAPSRKKKMTKATVTPKSKDKTKKTPSSRRKTNSKQVSPPKPSRKQKRIEPQAKKSLAPTKTIPEITPIQRRSTRRVTAKTNGVPIQTPQRKKSASKKKATTSLKKLTASKKKTTKR, encoded by the exons ATGCCAGAAGGTCCAGAGCTTTACCTTGCAAGTAGGTTTGTGAACAATGTTTGCAGCGGCCGTGTTTTCACAGGGAAAGTGATCAAATCGCCAGTTCATAAAAGTGATGAAGTGCCTTTCGAAACCAAAGAATACACAATCTCAGCAAATGCAAGGGGAAAAGAAATGCAGCTCATCTTAGCAGAACTTGAAGAAGACAAACCCAAATCCAAAGCCAAGAAGAAGAAAGGGGATTTGAAACAATCAAGGATACTCTTTAGATTTGGAATGTCTGGAAAATTTGAGTTCACCACAATTCCTGAAATTCACAAACATTCTCATTTGCAATTTTTCACCAATGATGATCCACCAATGGTGTTGAGTCATGTTGATGTACGAAGATTCGGACGATGGGAGGTGAATGCTGATTGGTCGAAACAAAGAGGACCTGATCCAATGTTCCAATATCAAGACTTTAG ATCCAACGTGGTGAGTAATATCAAACGCCCTGCATTTGAGAGGCCAATTTGTGAAGTTCTACTCAATCAGAAATACTTCAATGGGATTGGAAACTACCTACGAGCTGAAATTCTCTACAG AATGGGCATCGCACCGTTTGAAAAGGCCAGGAACGTCCTCCAGGGGCTCAGTGAAGAACCACCAGATGTCAAAGTGAAGGACAAAGGTCGTGATCTAAAAATAAAAGTTGAGGAACCTTCAGTTGACATTCTTCACCTATGTCACATTGTACCTCTAGAGGTTATAAACCTAG GAGGTGGAGGCTACGACCCCGAGGGCCGACCAGCAGACTACTCCAAGTTCAATGCATGGCTTCAATGCTACTACCAAGAGGGAATGAAGAATCTCATGGACCATAACAAGAGAACCATCTGGTTTACAGGTCCTGCTGGCCCAATGACGCCCAAAG agtTGAAATCCAGAAGTCCTGTTAAGAGAAAGAATAAAGAGACAATTTCGGATCAAGAGGGGACAGCACCAAGCAGAAAG AAAAAGATGACCAAGGCAACAGTAACTCCTAAAtctaaagataaaacaaaaaagacgcCATCAAGCAGGAGGAAGACAAACTCCAAGCAGGTTTCCCCACCAAAGCCGTCCAGGAAACAGAAAAGGATTGAGCCACAGGCCAAGAAAAGCTTGGCACCGACGAAGACAATACCAGAAATTACTCCCATTCAGAGGCGTTCTACCAGAAGGGTGACTGCCAAAACAAATG GGGTACCAATCCAGACACCACAACGGAAAAAGAGTGCATCCAAAAAGAAGGCAACGACTTCCCTAAAGAAGTTAACGGCAtccaaaaagaaaaccacgAAGAGATAA
- the LOC117295832 gene encoding HAUS augmin-like complex subunit 1, with protein MSGGAESVSEKHREVRAWLERAFAGAPIPQYEINKRTMEILHGLMVKNQERDQEAQIVMEDCQQKTEEYHAEAVRLAGILQSVGLSATSLSQSGNVSLRTLASVAQTLGIKDASTSSYLLATMEMSRVAMETDEARQKEKRLSEQLFTKTKAALIKCNTLKKALQALEDQAEYQGPELEKKGQQAGVLNSKAREYTSQLHQLQAQLDQSSVEPSLYHQSLVKLSEELAALNTELAPLKSKLDSYHNLPPDVSLARVKIEEAKRELGRMEAELSRNIDLMRM; from the exons ATGTCTGGTGGTGCTGAAAGTGTTTCTGAAAAGCATAGGGAG GTGAGGGCTTGGTTAGAGCGTGCCTTTGCAGGGGCCCCCATCCCTCAGTATGAGATCAACAAACGGACAATGGAGATCCTCCATGGTCTGATGGTCAAGAATCAAGAACGAGATCAAGAAGCTCAGATTGTGATGGAAGATTGTCAGCAGAAGACTGAAGAATATCATGCTGAAG CTGTACGTCTTGCTGGGATTCTACAATCGGTTGGTCTGTCGGCAACCAGTCTGTCACAGTCAGGTAACGTCAGTCTCAGGACATTGGCGAGTGTGGCACAAACACTCGGTATCAAGGATGCATCCACCAGCAG CTATCTCTTAGCAACAATGGAGATGTCACGAGTTGCCATGGAAACAGATGAGGCAAGACAAAAGGAGAAGAGACTGAGTGAACAGCTCTTCACAAAAACCAAGGCTGCTCTCATCAAATGTAACACTCTAAAAAA GGCTTTGCAAGCTCTAGAGGACCAAGCTGAGTACCAAGGGCCAGAGTTAGAGAAGAAGGGACAGCAGGCTGGAGTGTTGAACAGCAAGGCTAGAGAGTATACATCACAACTTCATCAGTTGCAG GCTCAGTTGGACCAGAGTAGCGTAGAGCCGTCGCTGTACCACCAGAGCCTCGTCAAGTTGTCTGAG GAGCTAGCTGCTTTAAACACAGAGTTAGCGCCACTCAAATCTAAGCTCGACAGTTATCACAACCTACCACCTGATGTCTCATTAGCTAGAGTCAAGATTGAAGAAGCCAAACGAGAACTG GGAAGAATGGAGGCTGAATTGTCAAGAAACATTGATCTGATGCGTATGTAA
- the LOC117296015 gene encoding uncharacterized protein LOC117296015, whose amino-acid sequence MELSNWKRKKSTSTVMDAPTEDSSSNRPQPQELSLPFMRASATVRRESPHLPPDLSSSTQPNTNFFDKLQAGTNEQWSSKLGSHLSSNPSSVVDRQVGLLAGNVVSRNPNPGSKEGQLFLKRLRPDLPEPSKLHSKSKKSNKRRPPSHTAWNISEHIAQLKHKCQDFNLGVKTRIDIRGRHKPEETVATVRRKRPEATAHTDIPKRVPPPPQYGLPPGIPSVQRAYPYEDADNESESWSWKPEKIFQNTDDEKIPQYLLPPSKPTLHHQVPLSETTSSSSKSFAGEDVAMATSNWTVTELSYHQSHWNQFLTSEETDVYVSQLNVSGRLPKEPTQTQLLEE is encoded by the exons ATGGAACTCTCAAATTGGAAACGCAAGAAATCCACTTCAACTGTCATGGATGCTCCAACCGAAGACTCTTCGTCGAATCGGCCACAACCACAGGAGTTGAGCTTACCATTTATGAG GGCGTCTGCTACTGTGAGACGAGAGAGTCCCCACCTGCCACCCGACCTGTCCTCCTCCACACAACCAAACACAAACTTCTTTGATAAGCTTCAAGCTGGCACAAATGAACAGTGGTCATCTAAGCTTGG TTCTCACTTGTCCTCAAACCCTTCTAGTGTTGTTGATCGCCAAGTTGGATTG CTTGCAGGAAATGTGGTTTCCAGAAACCCTAATCCTGGCTCCAAGGAGGGCCAACTGTTTCTCAAGAGGTTGAGGCCGGATCTCCCTGAGCCCAGCAAGTTACACAGCAAGTCCAAGAAATCCAACAAGAGGAGACCGCCTTCACACACAGCTTGGAACATCAGTGAACACATTGCACAACTCAAGCACAAATGCCAGGACTTCAACTT aggagTAAAAACTCGCATAGACATCCGAGGGAGACATAAACCAGAGGAGACGGTGGCAACAGTAAGGAGAAAAAGACCAGAGGCTACTGCCCATACTGATATACCTAAACGGGTTCCACCACCACCCCAGTATGGGTTGCCTCCTGGGATACCTAGTGTTCAAAGGGCGTACCCTTATGAGGATGCAGACAATGAATCTGAATCGTGGAGCTGGAAGCCGGAGAAGATCTTTCAAAACACCGACGATGAAAAG ATTCCACAGTATTTACTGCCTCCCAGTAAACCAACACTGCATCACCAG GTTCCATTGAGTGAGACAACGTCGTCATCCTCCAAAAGCTTTGCCGGTGAAGACGTCGCCATGGCAACATCAAATTGGACAGTGACTGAACTCTCGTACCATCAATCCCACTGGAATCAGTTCTTGACTTCCGAAGAAACCGACGTTTACGTCAGTCAGCTCAATGTGTCGGGAAGGTTGCCCAAAGAACCAACACAGACCCAGTTGTTAGAGGAGTGA